One segment of Pseudodesulfovibrio sp. 5S69 DNA contains the following:
- the dnaJ gene encoding molecular chaperone DnaJ: protein MSKRDYYEILEVERTATQDEIKTAYRRLAFKYHPDRNQDDPDAESKFKEAAEAYEVLGNSEKRQSYDRFGHDGVNGNGFSGFSSNEDIFGAFSDIFGEVFGFSSAGRSNRPRAGSDLRYNLEISFRDAAKGTEVGIKIPVETSCEACGGSGAAPGSSPQTCPQCGGSGTVQQSQGFFRISATCPQCRGAGKLITDPCDTCMGRGTVIKDKDLNVRIPAGVDNNSRLRLRGEGEAGVNGGPPGDLYVVIRVAPDDTFERQGQNLIISREISMVEAALGHRMEVPTLDEPVNLDIPSGTQSGEVFRLRGLGLPHLGSSQNGDLLVEIRVKTPSKLNSRQEELLKEFAEIEAGKLKNRAKGFFKKAKDKVMGE from the coding sequence ATGTCCAAACGTGATTATTATGAGATCCTGGAGGTGGAGCGAACCGCCACCCAGGACGAGATCAAGACGGCCTATCGACGGCTGGCCTTCAAGTATCATCCGGACCGCAACCAGGATGATCCCGACGCCGAGTCCAAGTTCAAGGAGGCCGCCGAGGCCTACGAGGTCTTGGGCAACAGCGAGAAGCGCCAGTCCTACGACCGGTTCGGCCACGACGGCGTGAACGGCAACGGATTTTCCGGTTTCTCCAGCAACGAGGACATATTCGGAGCCTTCAGCGACATCTTCGGCGAGGTCTTCGGCTTTTCCTCGGCCGGGCGATCCAACCGCCCCCGTGCCGGTTCCGACCTGCGCTACAACCTGGAGATATCCTTCAGGGATGCGGCCAAGGGCACCGAGGTGGGCATCAAGATCCCCGTGGAGACCTCCTGTGAAGCCTGCGGCGGCAGCGGGGCGGCCCCCGGTTCCTCGCCCCAGACCTGCCCCCAGTGCGGCGGGTCCGGCACCGTCCAGCAGTCCCAGGGCTTTTTCCGAATTTCCGCTACCTGCCCCCAGTGCCGGGGCGCGGGCAAGCTGATCACCGACCCCTGCGACACCTGCATGGGACGCGGCACGGTCATCAAGGACAAGGACCTCAACGTCCGCATTCCGGCGGGCGTGGACAACAATTCCCGCCTGCGCTTGCGCGGCGAGGGCGAAGCCGGCGTCAACGGCGGCCCTCCCGGCGACCTCTACGTGGTTATCCGGGTCGCCCCGGACGACACCTTCGAGCGCCAGGGGCAGAACCTGATCATCAGCCGCGAGATCTCCATGGTCGAGGCCGCCCTGGGGCACCGCATGGAGGTGCCCACTTTGGACGAGCCGGTCAACCTGGACATCCCGAGCGGCACCCAGTCCGGCGAGGTCTTCCGGCTGCGCGGCCTGGGCCTGCCCCATCTCGGCTCCAGCCAGAACGGCGACCTGCTTGTGGAAATCCGCGTGAAGACGCCGTCGAAGCTGAATAGCCGCCAGGAGGAACTCCTCAAGGAGTTCGCCGAGATCGAGGCCGGAAAACTCAAGAACCGGGCCAAGGGCTTCTTCAAGAAGGCCAAGGACAAGGTTATGGGAGAGTAG